Proteins encoded within one genomic window of Bemisia tabaci chromosome 2, PGI_BMITA_v3:
- the LOC109043525 gene encoding uncharacterized protein, which yields MANVGFVVEMSIFYVYSLAMAFTEETPTNLKPNLMKVYELESTNILLSITKSVVGLSMFLRGATVYFYIGTLACMFIPIITNSHPYFYVPWLLVALFRCVVFNLFLLMSGFCVCVIFSPIKPACMEFIFIKMLESVIYSYFWLKINRKYVELCRQTGIKYVPFLRHFQSRAEFLSQEVAYRRRRLRTLGNRVPPPPSNRPPPPCVSVDDLDCSSDSDYSLSSLRDSEMTKGSRSLDSLFTKATMDWFIKEALVHQSVEKDDARYEEGLAKRAAAFLQRTLGQKPRSARSDEFEVITNLLPLHTTQRYDPSQDEETPVAKETRAVGNREVCSRESKSTCVEEEIPLTADGETLDTCFDDANSCVKTP from the exons ATGGCCAACGTAGGCTTCGTCGTCGAGATGTCCATCTTCTACGTTTACTCTCTC GCAATGGCATTCACGGAGGAAACCCCGACCAACCTCAAACCAAACCTTATGAAGGTTTATGAGCTGGAGTCAACAAACATTCTGTTGAGTATAACAAAAAGTG tggtTGGCTTGTCTATGTTCCTGCGAGGGGCAACTGTCTACTTTTACATCGGGACTTTAGCCTGCATGTTCATCCCTATCATAACC AATTCTCACCCTTATTTCTACGTCCCATGGTTACTGGTAGCTCTTTTCCGATGCGTCGTGTTCAACCTTTTCCTACTGATGAGCGGTTTCTGTGTTTGTGTCATCTTCTCACCTATCAAACCAGCTTGCATGGAGTTCATATTCATTAAAATGCTAGAGTCAG TCATATACTCATACTTCTGGCTCAAGATAAACCGGAAATACGTGGAGCTTTGCCGGCAAACGGGCATTAAGTACGTGCCGTTTTTGCGGCATTTCCAAAGCAGAGCCGAGTTCCTCTCCCAGGAGGTCGCATACCGTCGTCGCCGCCTCCGCACCCTGGGCAACCGGGTACCTCCGCCACCCTCCAACCGCCCGCCGCCCCCCTGCGTCTCCGTCGACGACCTGGACTGCTCCTCCGACAGCGACTACAGTCTCTCGAGCCTCCGGGACTCGGAGATGACCAAGGGTAGCCGCTCGCTGGATTCCCTCTTCACGAAAGCAACGATGGATTGGTTCATCAAAGAAGCTCTCGTTCATCAGAGTGTCGAGAAGGACGACGCCAGGTACGAGGAGGGACTTGCCAAACGGGCCGCGGCGTTCCTGCAAAGAACGCTCGGGCAGAAACCTCGTTCGGCTCGCAGTGACGAGTTCGAGGTCATCACGAACCTCCTACCGCTGCACACGACCCAGCGTTACGACCCTTCGCAGGATGAGGAGACCCCCGTCGCGAAAGAAACCAGAGCTGTTGGGAACAGAGAGGTATGCTCGCGGGAGTCAAAGTCAACTTGCGTCGAAGAGGAAATCCCACTTACCGCGGATGGGGAAACTTTAGATACGTGCTTTGATGACGCAAACTCGTGCGTGAAAACGCCGTAG